The Blattabacterium cuenoti sequence CTTGCATGCTGATTTTTGCAAAATAGAAGATTCTAAACCAATGACATTGGAAATTCCTATAAAAACTTTTGGAAGACCTATTGGAGTTTCCAAAGGGGGAGAATTTTATTCTCCGATTAGAAAATTAAAAGTAAAAGCAATTCCTTCTCATTTTCCAGAATATATCAAATTAGATGTTCAATATTTAGACATAGGAGATCGAATAACGGTAAAAGATCTATTAAAAAAGGAATATAACATCTTACATCCTTTAAATACTCTGGTAGCTAGAGTAAAACCTTCTCGTATTGTTTCTACTACTACTGATCATGTTGTGAAAAGCTCTCAAGACGAAAAAAAAGACCTTAAAGCTAAAGAAGATAAAAAAATTAAAAAATAATCAAGTGAACGATCGTTATTTTATGAAAATTGCTTTAGAGGAGGCTTTAATAGCTTTTCACAAAGATGAAGTCCCCATAGGAGCTGCAATAACATATGAAAATATAGTCATAGCTAGAGCACATAATTTAACTGAAACATTAAGTGATATTACTGCACATGCAGAAATGTTAGTCATCAACTTAGCTTCTGATTATTTAGGAAAGAAATATATACAAGAATGCACTTTATATGTGACTATGGAACCCTGTATTATGTGTGCTGGAGCTTTATTTTTTTCTCAAATAGGAAGAGTAGTATGTGGAACTCTCAATTATAAAAGAGGTTTTTTATATACGGGAATTAAATTGCATCCTAAAACAAAATTTTTATCTGGAATAATGAAAAATCAATGTAAGAATCTTTTACAGGAGTTCTTCTTCTTCAAAAGAAAAAGAATTTTTAAAATTAAATGAGAACTTTTTTCTTCTTGCTGATTCTAAGTTTTATAATGATAGGGAATGTTGTCATTAAAACAATGAGTAATA is a genomic window containing:
- a CDS encoding 50S ribosomal protein L25 → MQYVNIYGKKRNIGKKFIETIRLSGEIPCILYGKNINIPFSTSLETFKKLVYTPEVYWVSIQIEGEYKNIKAVKKEIQFDPISEKILHADFCKIEDSKPMTLEIPIKTFGRPIGVSKGGEFYSPIRKLKVKAIPSHFPEYIKLDVQYLDIGDRITVKDLLKKEYNILHPLNTLVARVKPSRIVSTTTDHVVKSSQDEKKDLKAKEDKKIKK
- a CDS encoding nucleoside deaminase translates to MKIALEEALIAFHKDEVPIGAAITYENIVIARAHNLTETLSDITAHAEMLVINLASDYLGKKYIQECTLYVTMEPCIMCAGALFFSQIGRVVCGTLNYKRGFLYTGIKLHPKTKFLSGIMKNQCKNLLQEFFFFKRKRIFKIK